The Victivallis lenta region TGTCGAGAATGATCGTTTCCATAAGATATCCATCCGTAATTCCGGTTTGCCGGTTTTCCTGTTAGTATAACACCGGCCGCCGCCGGAAGCAAGCGGTCGTGGAAGGAGTTTTGGCGGATCGTCCGGACTTCCCGGCTTGCAAAACGGTTCCCCGGCGGCTATTTTAGAACGAATCATCCGATCAGCAAAGTTTTCCGCGCTTGACGGCAGGGGGATACGGAAGGCGGCCGGGCATTCCGGCCGCAGTTCGGCAAATCCGGCTCAACTTGGCGGAAAAGGAGGAACATGTGACAGGTGAAACCGCCGGATACGAAGCGCTCGTCTGCGAGCTGGTCGCCGCCATTCCGCGCGGCTGCGTCGCCACCTATGGGCAGATCGCGTTTTTGACCGGCCACCCGCGCCGTTCGCGCATGGTCGGCCGGGCCGTCTCCCGCGTTCCGGCCGGCCGGAGACTGCCGTGCCACCGGGTCGTGAACCATGCCGGGCGCACCGCTCCGGGCTGGCCGGAGCAGCGCGCGTTGCTCGAGCGCGAAGGTGTCCGTTTCAAGCCGAACGGCTGTGTCGACCTCGACCGCCATCTGTGGGCCGCGTTTCCGCTGCCGGAGTGACCGGAGGCGCGGAAAACGGCCCTTCCGCCTGCGTTCACGCTTCGCTCACCGGGTCGAGCCGCTTTTCGATCTGCTCGAGCGACAGCCCCTTCGTCTCCGGCATCATGGTTTTCGCCCAGATCAGCTGCAGGATCATCATCGCGCAGAAAAAGGCGAACATGTAGCCCGCGTCGAACGCCTTGATCGCGATCGGGAAGACCAGCGTCAGCAGCGCCGCGAAAATCCAGTGCGTGAAGCTGCCGAGCGCCTGTCCGGCCGCGCGCTGGTCGTTCGGGAAGATCTCCGAGATGAATACCCAGATGATCGTTCCGGACCCGACGGCGTGGGCCGCGATGAAGACGATCATGCAGACGAGCACGATGTAACTCGATGCGCCGAGAAGCTTCGAAGCTTCGATTTTCGAGAGTTCGGCCGCCGCTTTCACCTCGGCCGGCGGGAGCTGCTCGGGAAGGAGGATTTTCGCCCCCTTGTACCGTTCCGATGCGGCAGCGTCGGCCAGAGCTTTCCGGGCGGCGGCGTAGTCGGCGGCAGCGCGCTGTTTGTCGGCTGCGGAGAAATAGCCTTCGCCTCTTTCGATGCGCATGGCCTGCTCGGCGCCGGTGATCGTGTCGATCGAGGCCGAGACGACCTTGAATTCGGAGAAGCTGAAGAAGGCGATCGCGCAGACGCCGAGGCTCAGGATATATCCGGCCGAACCGATGTAAAGCAGCGTCCGCCTGCCGAGCCGGTCGATGAGCCAGAGCCCGACGAAGGTGAAGATCAGGTTCGTCACGCCGAGGCTGATCGATGCCGCCAGTGCGTTGTTCATCCCGGCCAGCCCGAGCAGCCGCGGCG contains the following coding sequences:
- a CDS encoding MGMT family protein — protein: MTGETAGYEALVCELVAAIPRGCVATYGQIAFLTGHPRRSRMVGRAVSRVPAGRRLPCHRVVNHAGRTAPGWPEQRALLEREGVRFKPNGCVDLDRHLWAAFPLPE